From Camelus dromedarius isolate mCamDro1 chromosome X, mCamDro1.pat, whole genome shotgun sequence, one genomic window encodes:
- the AVPR2 gene encoding vasopressin V2 receptor isoform X1, with protein MLMASTASAVPWPLSQPSPPSNSSKKEPLDTRDPLLVQAELALLSTVFVAVALSNGLVLGALVRRGRRGRWAPMHVFIGHLCLADLTVALFQVLPQLAWDATDRFRGPDALCRAVKYLQMVGMYASSYMILAMTLDRHRAICRPMLAYRHGGGAHWNRPVLVAWAFSLLLSLPQLFIFAQRDVGDGSGVLDCWARFAEPWGLRAYVTWIALVVFVAPALGITACQVLIFREIHASLVPGPAERAGGHRGGRRTGSPTEGARVSAAMAKTVRMTLVIVIVYVLCWAPFFLVQLWAAWDPEAPQEAPERIPPPTQGPPSCCSCCWPVSTAVPIPGSTPPSAAASPQSCGVCSAAPAGAPGPAWGPRMCPAPLPAPSCPKTPPPEKPLGAFLPEAP; from the exons aTGCTCATGGCATCCACCGCCTCAG cTGTGCCCTGGCCCCTCTCTCAGCCTAGCCCACCCAGCAACAGCAGCAAGAAGGAGCCGCTGGACACCCGGGACCCGCTGCTAGTCCAGGCAGAGCTGGCCCTGCTCTCCACGGTCTTCGTGGCCGTGGCCCTGAGCAACGGCTTGGTGCTAGGGGCTCTGGTGCGCCGGGGCCGGCGGGGCCGCTGGGCACCCATGCATGTCTTCATCGGCCACTTGTGCCTGGCTGACCTGACCGTGGCTCTGTTCCAAGTGCTGCCCCAGCTGGCCTGGGATGCCACCGACCGCTTCCGTGGGCCTGACGCCCTGTGCCGGGCTGTCAAGTACCTGCAGATGGTAGGCATGTATGCCTCCTCCTACATGATCCTGGCCATGACTCTGGACCGCCACCGCGCCATCTGCCGCCCCATGCTGGCATACCGCCATGGAGGTGGAGCTCACTGGAACCGGCCAGTGCTGGTGGCCTGGGCCTTCTCGCTTCTTCTCAGCCTGCCCCAACTCTTCATCTTTGCCCAGCGCGACGTGGGCGATGGCAGCGGGGTCCTCGACTGCTGGGCCCGCTTTGCCGAGCCCTGGGGCCTCCGTGCCTACGTCACCTGGATTGCCCTAGTGGTGTTTGTGGCACCTGCACTGGGCATCACCGCCTGCCAGGTGCTCATCTTCCGGGAGATTCATGCCAGCCTGGTGCCAGGGCCAGCAGAGAGGGCTGGTGGGCACCGTGGAGGGCGCCGGACTGGCAGTCCCACCGAGGGAGCCCGGGTGTCGGCCGCCATGGCCAAGACCGTGAGGATGACCCTGGTGATCGTGATCGTGTACGTGCTGTGCTGGGCGCCCTTCTTCCTTGTGCAGCTGTGGGCAGCGTGGGACCCAGAGGCACCTCAAGAAG CCCCAGAGAGGATTCCTCCACCTACACAGGGCCCCCCTTCGTGCTGCTCATGCTGCTGGCCAGTCTCAACAGCTGTACCAATCCCTGGATCTACGCCTCCTTCAGCAGCAGCGTCTCCTCAGAGCTGCGGAGTCTGCTCTGCTGCGCCTGCAGGCGCACCcggcccagcctggggccccaggATGTGTCCTGCGCCACTGCCAGCTCCTTCCTGCCCAAAGACACCTCCTCCTGAGAAGCCACTGGGTGCCTTCCTTCCAGAGGCTCCATGA
- the AVPR2 gene encoding vasopressin V2 receptor isoform X2, translating to MLMASTASAVPWPLSQPSPPSNSSKKEPLDTRDPLLVQAELALLSTVFVAVALSNGLVLGALVRRGRRGRWAPMHVFIGHLCLADLTVALFQVLPQLAWDATDRFRGPDALCRAVKYLQMVGMYASSYMILAMTLDRHRAICRPMLAYRHGGGAHWNRPVLVAWAFSLLLSLPQLFIFAQRDVGDGSGVLDCWARFAEPWGLRAYVTWIALVVFVAPALGITACQVLIFREIHASLVPGPAERAGGHRGGRRTGSPTEGARVSAAMAKTVRMTLVIVIVYVLCWAPFFLVQLWAAWDPEAPQEGPPFVLLMLLASLNSCTNPWIYASFSSSVSSELRSLLCCACRRTRPSLGPQDVSCATASSFLPKDTSS from the exons aTGCTCATGGCATCCACCGCCTCAG cTGTGCCCTGGCCCCTCTCTCAGCCTAGCCCACCCAGCAACAGCAGCAAGAAGGAGCCGCTGGACACCCGGGACCCGCTGCTAGTCCAGGCAGAGCTGGCCCTGCTCTCCACGGTCTTCGTGGCCGTGGCCCTGAGCAACGGCTTGGTGCTAGGGGCTCTGGTGCGCCGGGGCCGGCGGGGCCGCTGGGCACCCATGCATGTCTTCATCGGCCACTTGTGCCTGGCTGACCTGACCGTGGCTCTGTTCCAAGTGCTGCCCCAGCTGGCCTGGGATGCCACCGACCGCTTCCGTGGGCCTGACGCCCTGTGCCGGGCTGTCAAGTACCTGCAGATGGTAGGCATGTATGCCTCCTCCTACATGATCCTGGCCATGACTCTGGACCGCCACCGCGCCATCTGCCGCCCCATGCTGGCATACCGCCATGGAGGTGGAGCTCACTGGAACCGGCCAGTGCTGGTGGCCTGGGCCTTCTCGCTTCTTCTCAGCCTGCCCCAACTCTTCATCTTTGCCCAGCGCGACGTGGGCGATGGCAGCGGGGTCCTCGACTGCTGGGCCCGCTTTGCCGAGCCCTGGGGCCTCCGTGCCTACGTCACCTGGATTGCCCTAGTGGTGTTTGTGGCACCTGCACTGGGCATCACCGCCTGCCAGGTGCTCATCTTCCGGGAGATTCATGCCAGCCTGGTGCCAGGGCCAGCAGAGAGGGCTGGTGGGCACCGTGGAGGGCGCCGGACTGGCAGTCCCACCGAGGGAGCCCGGGTGTCGGCCGCCATGGCCAAGACCGTGAGGATGACCCTGGTGATCGTGATCGTGTACGTGCTGTGCTGGGCGCCCTTCTTCCTTGTGCAGCTGTGGGCAGCGTGGGACCCAGAGGCACCTCAAGAAG GGCCCCCCTTCGTGCTGCTCATGCTGCTGGCCAGTCTCAACAGCTGTACCAATCCCTGGATCTACGCCTCCTTCAGCAGCAGCGTCTCCTCAGAGCTGCGGAGTCTGCTCTGCTGCGCCTGCAGGCGCACCcggcccagcctggggccccaggATGTGTCCTGCGCCACTGCCAGCTCCTTCCTGCCCAAAGACACCTCCTCCTGA